From a single Larimichthys crocea isolate SSNF chromosome XIII, L_crocea_2.0, whole genome shotgun sequence genomic region:
- the LOC113747450 gene encoding uncharacterized protein LOC113747450 isoform X1 yields the protein MKLFTCYLLLLFATMVVTSPIRARRENVLTFLNDMSEAISTETFDTNQYTDVFQDPDSHETMVPKVLGKDKTPSRRKTGGDKDNMELIDMSSRLVRDLGSRDQSRLHGAHQASREQTDRNSEEGLMVDVQDARASLGSILQRRANPGRANGSNGLIAPGQSKEVQDWDSLEGNNGRPAPVGNRGDKDYDETREFISSETYPMGAPPAQ from the exons ATGAAGCT CTTCACCTGTTATCTACTTCTTCTGTTTGCAACTATGGTTGTAACATCCCCAATCAGAG cccgaagagaaaatgtgttaaCCTTCCTAAATG ATATGTCAGAGGCAATATCTACAGAGACTTTTGACACCAATCAATATACAG ATGTCTTCCAAGACCCTGACAGCCATGAGACCATGGTTCCTAAAGTTTTGGGAAAAGATAAGACACCATCAAGGAGGAAAAcaggaggagacaaagacaacatgGAGCTGATCGATATGAGCAGTAGGCTGGTTCGGGACCTAGGCAGCAGAGATCAAAGTAGGCTACATGGGGCACATCAAGCAAGCAGAGAGCAGACTGATCGTAACAGTGAGGAAGGGTTGATGGTGGATGTTCAAGATGCCAGAGCCAGTCTAGGCAGCATTCTCCAAAGAAGGGCAAACCCAGGAAGAGCTAATGGGTCAAATGGTTTGATAGCACCAGGCCAAAGCAAAGAAGTGCAGGATTGGGATAGTTTGGAGGGCAACAATGGTAGACCTGCTCCAGTGGGCAACAGAGGAGATAAAGACTACGATG AAACCAGAGAATTTATCAGCTCTGAAACTTATCCAATGG GTGCACCTCCAGCTCAGTAG
- the LOC113747450 gene encoding uncharacterized protein LOC113747450 isoform X2, translated as MSEAISTETFDTNQYTDVFQDPDSHETMVPKVLGKDKTPSRRKTGGDKDNMELIDMSSRLVRDLGSRDQSRLHGAHQASREQTDRNSEEGLMVDVQDARASLGSILQRRANPGRANGSNGLIAPGQSKEVQDWDSLEGNNGRPAPVGNRGDKDYDETREFISSETYPMGAPPAQ; from the exons ATGTCAGAGGCAATATCTACAGAGACTTTTGACACCAATCAATATACAG ATGTCTTCCAAGACCCTGACAGCCATGAGACCATGGTTCCTAAAGTTTTGGGAAAAGATAAGACACCATCAAGGAGGAAAAcaggaggagacaaagacaacatgGAGCTGATCGATATGAGCAGTAGGCTGGTTCGGGACCTAGGCAGCAGAGATCAAAGTAGGCTACATGGGGCACATCAAGCAAGCAGAGAGCAGACTGATCGTAACAGTGAGGAAGGGTTGATGGTGGATGTTCAAGATGCCAGAGCCAGTCTAGGCAGCATTCTCCAAAGAAGGGCAAACCCAGGAAGAGCTAATGGGTCAAATGGTTTGATAGCACCAGGCCAAAGCAAAGAAGTGCAGGATTGGGATAGTTTGGAGGGCAACAATGGTAGACCTGCTCCAGTGGGCAACAGAGGAGATAAAGACTACGATG AAACCAGAGAATTTATCAGCTCTGAAACTTATCCAATGG GTGCACCTCCAGCTCAGTAG